The nucleotide sequence GGGTCCCAGTCGACCCCACTAATCGTGTCGGTGCCTTCGCCGGGCAGACTACTGGGAAGCGTTTTGCTCGCAACGAGAGTGGCCGATCCATTCGGAGCGGTGGGAGGTTCCCAGATATCGACGACGTCCGAGCTGAAACCTCGTGGCGTGATGACATACGTACCGGTAAAGGTCATTCCGACACCGGTCCCGTTGCTCAAGCTCACCGTTCCCAAGTTGTCACCCGGTGCCGCTGCCGCGGTCCCCGTCATCGCTCCCGCGCTGGCGACGCCCGCCGCCCCGGCACCGGCTGTCTTCAGGAGGCTTTTCCGAGTGATTCTGTCACCTTCGATCGCTTCTCCGACCGTTTCGACCACCTCTTGTCGGGTGTCAGTGTCCAGCAGCGAGGATGCCGACGCACCACCCACCGCGGCCAGCGGCAGCATCGACGCCTCGTCCGGGTCATCCTCTTCGGGTTCGGTCGTGCCGTTTTCGGCACACGAGACGAGTTCGCCCTGCAGCCAGATGTAGCCGGGGTTGTCACAGAGCGTGAAGTCGAAAGTTACCTCGCCGAAGTCACCCGGCTTCACGTCCGACAGGTCGATCACCGGCTGGGCGAGATCCTCGGCGTCCGTGCCGTCGGGACAGCTCGTGTTGCCAGCCGAGTTGGTCTGTGTATTCGCGAGGAACTGATCCGGATCGTCGACCGCGATGAGCCACGCGTCGTTCGACGGGAGTCCCGTGTAGTCGTCGGAAACGGGCGCGTCGGTCGGACCGCCGGTCGAGCCAGGGGGTCCGTCCCACATGACGACGTCCACGTCGTCGTCCGGAGAGTCCGTATCCCCCCCGTCTTCGTCCGTCGACCAGTCCGAGTAGTGAGCCGAATAGGCAGCCTTCATATCGAGCGTTCCGGCCATCAGCCGGTTATTTTCGAACGTTTCCTGATCACTGAAGTACGCGCTCGTCCCCAATCCAGCGCCCGCCGACGCGACCCCGATCGTACCGAGTGCAGCCAGTGCCTTTCGCCGCGAAAGCTCGAAGTCGTCTTGCATGGTTGCTTTCCACTGATGAGGTGGAATACTGTGTTACACGCAACTAACATCCATTAGTTAACTCCCTTTTATTGCATTTAAATTCTGTATAAATTATTCTAATCGCTGGTTAATGGGCCAATATACTCGGTATGACTTCTATGCTCTGACCTTCACTTCGGACGCTGGCGAGCCGAACAATCCTGCATGGGGGATCCATCCAGGTTGGGTTCAGCCGATCACATAGACGTTCTGCTCGGTTAAATTGCAGGCGCAGTCCGTTTACTGGAGTAGCTATCTCCACTCGGTAGCTATCGGTGTACTAATACGTTATCAGATGATGTTGCACTGACGACGACGAGGAATCTACTGCGGCCTGAATCTGGTCATCCCCTACACCGCTGAATTAGGTCGTATTGATGCTCTCCGTAGCTCTCAATCGGGAACTTCATTATGACAGATTCGCACGCTGTATTCAGCACGGCTTCCTGAATCTATCACTGATTGAAGGTTT is from Haloplanus salinarum and encodes:
- a CDS encoding SipW-dependent-type signal peptide-containing protein is translated as MQDDFELSRRKALAALGTIGVASAGAGLGTSAYFSDQETFENNRLMAGTLDMKAAYSAHYSDWSTDEDGGDTDSPDDDVDVVMWDGPPGSTGGPTDAPVSDDYTGLPSNDAWLIAVDDPDQFLANTQTNSAGNTSCPDGTDAEDLAQPVIDLSDVKPGDFGEVTFDFTLCDNPGYIWLQGELVSCAENGTTEPEEDDPDEASMLPLAAVGGASASSLLDTDTRQEVVETVGEAIEGDRITRKSLLKTAGAGAAGVASAGAMTGTAAAAPGDNLGTVSLSNGTGVGMTFTGTYVITPRGFSSDVVDIWEPPTAPNGSATLVASKTLPSSLPGEGTDTISGVDWDPDRQELWATYDGDPFLLIDLGDLTVTETLDSGDVSNEFSAPSDTTGWPADGVAYDRRDDTIWWSSDASQETVQINTDGTVANRITPEVNAAGDLFDNNSGIAVGGDMDGRKTLYLGNNPSDANGGVIRVFADTGEYISDFATGTGFRVEALVCDPVTYDFEALLIMDADTNEYRVFEAPAGICPIGGDPDPEPEPEPDQCADVELLDAVEAAAWVDDGNNYQNDGESFVVRGSLRSVLNELSSGTGVTLPGTIPAEQGGGTGSQGCFPAETTASVAFAWWVPTDHGNEIQTDSATFNLNFYTEQCRHNDGSGMNNAMVNDDEIDDS